From the Streptomyces pluripotens genome, one window contains:
- a CDS encoding sensor histidine kinase: MSLRNRLSRLLRSDRIRKLPRPRTLRARLTVGLVVLLAVSCATVGLAAVFELNGFLTQRLDEQLAQVGTRFPESLEHRGRLPDDHDGDEYGDTRRMATGTFGARLVNGTVTNKGLIRSGDPAADLNVDLTEQDALQLARVPVDGHAHTVELSALDDYRVVATAGRDGDVLIVGLPLEPVQATVHRLELVAGVVFGLALVVTGVAGVGWVRWSVRPLNRVAATATRVSELPLASGEVALPPRAPESDPHSEVGRMEVAFNRMLGHVEDALTKRHASEERLRSFAADASHELRTPVASIRGHAELALLHPGPVPSEVTRALERITAESSRMGEMVDDLLLLARLDAGRPLESRPVDLTHLVLDSVTDARAAGPDHRWSMDLPEHPVTVTGDAHRLHQVLANLLANARVHTPAGTKVTVILDVDGGWIRLRVHDDGPGVPEDVRSGVFERFTRAEHRRRPGSTGGGAGLGLSIVAAVAEAHGGGVGLESRPGSTTFTVRLPADGVPGTVYGTFSTE; the protein is encoded by the coding sequence GTGAGTCTCAGGAACCGTCTGAGCCGTCTGCTGCGTTCGGACCGCATCCGCAAGCTGCCCCGCCCCCGCACCCTGCGCGCCCGTCTCACCGTCGGCCTGGTGGTGTTGCTGGCGGTGAGTTGTGCGACCGTCGGCCTGGCCGCGGTGTTCGAACTGAACGGTTTCCTTACCCAGCGCCTGGACGAACAGCTCGCCCAGGTCGGTACTCGTTTTCCGGAGAGCCTGGAGCACCGGGGTCGGCTGCCGGACGACCACGACGGCGACGAGTACGGTGACACCCGTCGGATGGCCACCGGCACCTTCGGCGCCCGCCTGGTGAACGGCACGGTCACCAACAAGGGCCTCATCCGCAGTGGCGACCCGGCCGCGGACCTGAACGTGGACCTGACCGAGCAGGACGCCTTGCAGTTGGCGCGGGTACCGGTCGACGGCCACGCCCACACCGTCGAGCTGTCCGCCCTGGACGACTACCGGGTCGTTGCGACCGCCGGCCGGGACGGGGACGTCCTGATCGTCGGCCTCCCGCTGGAGCCGGTCCAGGCCACGGTCCACCGGCTGGAACTGGTCGCCGGGGTCGTCTTCGGCCTGGCCCTCGTGGTGACCGGGGTGGCGGGGGTGGGCTGGGTGCGCTGGTCGGTGCGGCCGCTCAACCGGGTCGCCGCCACCGCCACCCGGGTCAGTGAGCTTCCGCTGGCCAGCGGAGAGGTGGCGTTGCCACCGCGGGCCCCGGAATCCGACCCGCACAGTGAGGTGGGCCGGATGGAGGTGGCGTTCAACCGCATGTTGGGCCATGTCGAGGACGCGCTGACCAAACGACACGCGAGCGAGGAGCGGCTGCGCAGTTTCGCCGCCGACGCCAGCCACGAGCTGCGCACCCCGGTCGCCTCGATCCGTGGGCACGCCGAGCTGGCCCTGCTGCACCCGGGGCCGGTGCCATCGGAAGTCACCCGGGCGCTGGAGCGCATCACGGCGGAGTCCTCCAGGATGGGTGAGATGGTCGACGACCTGCTCCTCCTCGCCCGCCTCGACGCGGGCCGCCCGCTGGAGAGCCGGCCGGTCGACCTCACCCACCTGGTCCTGGACTCGGTTACCGACGCCCGTGCCGCGGGTCCCGACCACCGCTGGAGCATGGACCTGCCGGAGCACCCGGTGACGGTTACCGGCGACGCCCATCGCCTCCACCAGGTGTTGGCCAACCTGCTGGCCAACGCACGGGTGCACACGCCCGCAGGCACCAAGGTCACGGTGATTCTGGACGTCGACGGCGGCTGGATCCGTCTCCGCGTCCACGACGACGGTCCGGGTGTGCCCGAGGACGTCCGGTCCGGTGTCTTCGAACGCTTCACCCGCGCGGAACACCGCCGCCGTCCGGGCTCCACTGGCGGCGGCGCTGGGCTGGGCCTGTCGATCGTGGCGGCGGTGGCGGAGGCGCACGGGGGCGGCGTGGGACTGGAGAGTCGGCCGGGGTCCACGACGTTCACCGTGCGGTTGCCCGCCGACGGGGTGCCCGGAACCGTCTACGGCACCTTCAGTACCGAGTGA
- a CDS encoding L,D-transpeptidase family protein translates to MRPGAALALLSAASLALLGSAPGTGPAPLPERMADTGGGTQLITALAPDTGATSGTVTWWDLRDGQWRRAGSAPARFGASGLVAGGSRKQGTSTTPAGLYGLPFAFGIQTAPAGTRIVYRPVHGSSWWCQDNDSRSYNRWVEPLPTDCAATESEHLVAYPAQYAYGLVIGFNYDRPVRGRGAGIFLHVNGRAATAGCVSVPEEAMRRILRWAEPGHNPHIAIGTEHGTTAITRY, encoded by the coding sequence ATGCGCCCCGGTGCCGCCCTCGCCCTCCTGTCCGCCGCCTCCCTCGCCCTGCTCGGCTCCGCGCCCGGCACCGGCCCGGCGCCGCTGCCCGAACGGATGGCGGACACCGGCGGCGGCACCCAGCTGATCACCGCGCTGGCCCCGGACACCGGCGCAACCTCGGGGACGGTCACCTGGTGGGACCTGCGGGACGGCCAGTGGAGGCGGGCCGGCTCCGCACCGGCCCGGTTCGGGGCGAGCGGACTGGTGGCGGGCGGCTCACGCAAGCAGGGCACCAGTACGACACCGGCCGGGCTGTACGGCCTCCCCTTCGCCTTCGGGATCCAGACGGCGCCGGCCGGGACGAGGATCGTGTACCGGCCGGTACACGGGAGTTCCTGGTGGTGCCAGGACAACGACTCCCGCTCGTACAACCGTTGGGTAGAGCCGCTGCCGACCGACTGTGCCGCCACCGAGTCCGAACACTTGGTCGCGTACCCGGCGCAATACGCCTACGGGCTGGTCATCGGCTTCAACTACGACCGACCGGTGCGCGGGCGTGGCGCCGGTATCTTCCTGCACGTCAACGGACGGGCGGCGACGGCTGGTTGCGTTTCGGTGCCGGAGGAGGCCATGCGGCGGATCCTGCGGTGGGCCGAGCCCGGGCACAACCCCCACATCGCCATCGGCACGGAGCACGGGACCACCGCGATCACTCGGTACTGA
- a CDS encoding ferredoxin reductase family protein, translating into MTTVETRRAAPPLPGTARRSPAGPVLALLWAGAAAVVALWWADTGSVVGAAGWLTDAGRIAGLLCGYACAVLVGLMARVPLLERRIGSDRVARWHAMAGRYTICLLVAHVVLILAGYAAQDRASLWHETVTVVLDYPEMLKATAGTVILFAVGITSARAVRRRTSYEFWYYVHLLTYAAVFLSFGHQLAIGNDFNGKPVATAAWYALYLGVAALVLWYRILAPVRLNLRHQLRVESVHREAPGVYSVVVRGQHLEEMDARSGQFFRWRFLGEGLGWTSTPYSLSAPPRPDLLRVTVKALGGHSTAVALLKPGTRVWAEGPYGSLTADRATSHRSLLIAAGVGVTPLRALFETLPGEVTLLYRARSSEDLALGGELEAIARWRGARVLYALNGPGGERPDISAESLRANFPGLAGHDVYICGPHGFAQNVYEALRGAGVPDRRIHHESFEL; encoded by the coding sequence ATGACCACCGTGGAAACGAGGCGGGCGGCCCCGCCCCTGCCGGGGACCGCACGGCGCTCCCCTGCAGGTCCCGTGCTGGCCTTGCTCTGGGCGGGAGCTGCGGCCGTGGTCGCACTCTGGTGGGCGGACACCGGGTCCGTGGTCGGCGCCGCGGGCTGGCTGACCGACGCCGGGCGGATCGCCGGACTCCTGTGCGGGTACGCCTGTGCCGTACTGGTCGGCCTGATGGCGCGGGTACCGCTGCTGGAGCGGCGGATCGGCTCGGACCGGGTGGCGCGCTGGCACGCGATGGCCGGCCGGTACACGATCTGCCTGCTCGTCGCACACGTCGTACTGATCCTCGCCGGGTACGCCGCCCAGGACCGGGCCTCGCTCTGGCACGAGACGGTCACCGTCGTCCTCGATTACCCCGAGATGCTCAAGGCCACCGCCGGCACGGTGATCCTCTTCGCGGTCGGCATCACCTCCGCGCGGGCCGTGCGCCGCCGCACCAGCTACGAGTTCTGGTACTACGTCCACCTCCTCACCTACGCGGCGGTGTTCCTCTCCTTCGGGCACCAGCTGGCGATCGGCAACGACTTCAACGGCAAGCCGGTCGCCACCGCCGCCTGGTACGCGCTCTACCTGGGAGTGGCGGCCCTGGTCCTGTGGTACCGGATCCTCGCACCGGTGCGGCTCAACCTGCGGCACCAGTTGCGCGTGGAATCGGTGCACCGGGAGGCGCCGGGGGTGTACTCGGTCGTCGTGCGCGGACAGCACCTGGAGGAAATGGACGCCCGGTCCGGGCAGTTCTTCCGCTGGCGGTTCCTCGGCGAGGGCCTGGGCTGGACGTCGACGCCGTACTCGCTGTCGGCGCCGCCGCGCCCGGACCTGCTGCGCGTCACGGTGAAGGCGCTCGGCGGCCACAGCACGGCCGTCGCGCTGCTCAAGCCCGGCACCCGGGTGTGGGCGGAGGGCCCCTATGGCTCCCTGACCGCGGACCGGGCCACCAGCCACCGCTCCCTGCTGATCGCGGCCGGAGTCGGTGTCACCCCGCTCAGGGCGCTGTTCGAGACGCTGCCGGGCGAGGTCACCCTGCTGTACCGGGCCCGGTCCTCGGAGGACCTGGCGCTGGGCGGCGAGCTCGAAGCCATCGCCCGCTGGCGCGGTGCTCGGGTGCTCTACGCGTTGAACGGGCCGGGCGGAGAGCGCCCGGACATCTCGGCGGAGTCGCTGCGCGCGAACTTCCCCGGCCTCGCCGGCCACGACGTCTACATCTGCGGTCCGCACGGCTTCGCACAGAACGTGTACGAGGCACTGCGGGGCGCCGGGGTCCCGGACCGCCGTATCCACCA
- a CDS encoding response regulator transcription factor — MNTTRSGRPALTRPDGTPLRVLVVDDDPDLAEVLTGALRYEGWEVRAAGDGAAALAAARDLLPDAVVLDVMLPDTDGFAVLRRLHEVKPDVCVLFLTARDAVEDRIAGITAGGDDYVTKPFSLEEVVARLRGLLRRAGMARRPEEGPRLTVGDLVMDEDAREVTRAGELIELSPTEFELLRFLMRNPRRVLSKAQILDRVWSYDFGGRAHVVELYISYLRKKVDAGREPMIHTVRGAGYVLKPVSK, encoded by the coding sequence ATGAATACGACCCGTTCCGGCCGCCCGGCCCTCACCCGCCCCGACGGCACCCCGCTGCGCGTCCTCGTCGTCGACGACGACCCCGACCTCGCCGAGGTGCTCACCGGTGCCCTGCGCTACGAGGGCTGGGAGGTGCGTGCCGCCGGTGACGGCGCCGCCGCGCTCGCCGCTGCGCGCGATCTACTGCCCGACGCCGTCGTCCTGGACGTGATGCTCCCGGACACCGATGGCTTTGCCGTGCTGCGCCGTCTGCACGAGGTGAAACCCGATGTGTGTGTGCTGTTCCTGACGGCACGCGACGCGGTCGAGGACCGGATCGCGGGCATCACGGCGGGCGGCGACGACTACGTCACCAAGCCCTTCAGCCTGGAGGAGGTCGTGGCCCGGCTGCGCGGACTGCTGCGCCGCGCCGGCATGGCCCGCCGGCCGGAGGAGGGGCCACGGCTGACCGTGGGCGACCTGGTCATGGACGAGGACGCCCGTGAGGTGACGCGGGCCGGCGAGCTGATCGAGCTCTCGCCGACCGAGTTCGAGCTGCTCCGCTTCCTGATGCGCAACCCGCGCCGGGTGCTCAGCAAGGCCCAGATCCTCGACCGGGTGTGGTCCTACGACTTTGGCGGCCGGGCTCATGTCGTGGAGCTGTACATCTCCTACCTGCGCAAGAAGGTCGACGCGGGCCGCGAACCCATGATCCACACGGTGCGTGGCGCCGGCTACGTGCTGAAGCCGGTGAGTAAGTGA